In Coriobacteriaceae bacterium, a single window of DNA contains:
- the cysK gene encoding cysteine synthase A, translating to MSKVYTSIDQLIGHTPLLELTHFEADEDLKARVLVKLEYFNPAGSVKDRVAKNMIDEAEKAGKLVRGGDYTIIEPTSGNTGVGIASVAAARGYKVIITMPETMSVERRKLMQAYGAQLVLTDGSKGMKGAIAKAEELQKETPNSIIAGQFVNPANPAIHKATTGPEIWDDTDGKVDIFVAGVGTGGTVTGVGEFLKEQNPEIQVVAVEPATSPVLSKGQAGPHKIQGIGAGFVPDVLDTRVYDEIIPVENEDAFATGRAVGHKEGVLVGISSGAAVWAALQLAKRPENEGKTIVALLADTGERYLSTALFQG from the coding sequence ATGAGCAAGGTTTACACGTCCATCGATCAGCTTATCGGCCACACCCCGCTCCTGGAGCTCACTCATTTTGAGGCCGACGAGGACCTCAAGGCTCGTGTGCTCGTCAAACTCGAATACTTCAACCCCGCCGGGTCAGTTAAAGACCGCGTCGCCAAGAACATGATTGACGAGGCCGAGAAGGCAGGCAAGCTCGTGCGCGGCGGCGACTACACCATCATCGAGCCCACGAGCGGCAACACCGGCGTCGGCATCGCCTCGGTGGCGGCCGCCCGCGGCTACAAGGTGATCATCACCATGCCCGAGACTATGTCCGTCGAGCGCCGCAAGCTTATGCAGGCATACGGCGCACAGCTCGTGCTCACCGACGGCTCCAAGGGCATGAAGGGCGCCATCGCCAAGGCTGAGGAGCTGCAGAAGGAGACCCCCAACAGCATTATCGCCGGCCAGTTTGTGAACCCCGCCAACCCCGCCATCCACAAAGCCACGACCGGCCCCGAGATCTGGGATGACACCGACGGCAAGGTCGACATCTTCGTCGCCGGCGTCGGCACCGGCGGTACCGTGACCGGCGTGGGCGAGTTCCTCAAGGAGCAGAACCCCGAGATTCAGGTCGTCGCCGTCGAGCCCGCCACCTCCCCGGTGCTCTCCAAGGGCCAGGCCGGCCCGCACAAGATCCAGGGCATCGGCGCCGGCTTTGTGCCCGACGTCCTCGACACCCGAGTCTACGACGAGATCATCCCCGTCGAGAACGAGGACGCCTTTGCCACCGGCCGCGCCGTGGGCCACAAGGAGGGCGTGCTCGTGGGCATTTCGTCCGGCGCCGCCGTGTGGGCCGCGCTACAGCTGGCCAAGCGCCCCGAGAACGAGGGCAAGACCATCGTGGCGCTGCTCGCCGATACCGGTGAGCGCTACCTGTCCACGGCACTCTTCCAGGGCTAG
- a CDS encoding type II toxin-antitoxin system RelB/DinJ family antitoxin has translation MAEHMTPVVAKVLPEEKAAFAAATQLVGTTPSNAIRMFIAAFNRCGTFPFDISPSGAFGTAPDSYQ, from the coding sequence ATGGCAGAACACATGACCCCCGTAGTCGCGAAGGTCTTGCCTGAGGAGAAGGCAGCCTTCGCGGCGGCAACCCAGCTCGTGGGCACCACGCCGTCCAACGCCATCCGCATGTTTATCGCCGCGTTCAATCGCTGCGGCACCTTCCCGTTCGACATCTCGCCCAGCGGGGCCTTTGGCACTGCGCCCGATTCTTATCAATAA
- the mnmA gene encoding tRNA 2-thiouridine(34) synthase MnmA, which produces MSPGRTGLPSPGSLSPSHQGVPRDVRTCYDVCGAEPASRAAFLFWPHATKENLPMHNKRVLVAMSGGVDSSVTAYLLKSQGYECVGATMRLTCPAPDPVTGMGKVDRDIADAKAVAERLGIPHHVLDLQQTFDRNVIERFVTAYQEGLTPNPCIICNRHIKFGALLDAALDMGCDYIATGHYAKTSQASDGTWQLHRGEDLKKDQSYFLYSLTQERLARTIFPLAGLDKERDVRRIAAEQGFINAKKAESEDICFIADGDYAGYIERRCGHAAAPGDIVWRDGSVVGRHNGALRYTIGQRKGLGVAMAHPVYVTGVDAANNIVHLGEAEDLTATALTANDWIWSAPADRMEAELNAGGIRVGAKYRYRQKDQAATLTRDEDGQMLLTFDEPQRAIAPGQAVVVYHGDIVLGGGTVTGALK; this is translated from the coding sequence TTGAGCCCAGGGCGAACCGGTCTCCCCTCTCCCGGTAGCCTGAGCCCATCCCATCAGGGTGTCCCACGAGACGTCCGAACTTGCTACGATGTCTGCGGCGCGGAACCAGCCTCCCGCGCCGCTTTTCTTTTTTGGCCACATGCCACCAAGGAGAACCTCCCCATGCACAACAAGCGCGTGCTCGTCGCCATGAGCGGCGGCGTCGATTCCAGCGTGACTGCGTACCTGCTCAAAAGCCAGGGCTACGAATGCGTCGGCGCCACCATGCGCCTCACCTGTCCCGCGCCCGATCCCGTCACGGGCATGGGTAAGGTCGATCGCGACATCGCCGATGCAAAGGCCGTCGCCGAGCGCCTGGGGATACCCCACCATGTGCTCGACCTACAGCAGACCTTCGACCGCAATGTTATCGAGCGCTTCGTGACCGCCTACCAGGAGGGGCTGACGCCCAACCCGTGCATCATCTGCAACCGCCATATTAAGTTTGGCGCGCTGCTCGATGCGGCACTCGATATGGGCTGCGACTACATCGCCACGGGTCATTACGCCAAAACGAGCCAGGCGTCCGACGGAACCTGGCAGCTGCACCGCGGCGAAGATCTCAAAAAGGACCAAAGCTACTTTTTGTATTCGCTCACACAAGAGCGCCTGGCACGCACGATCTTTCCGCTGGCTGGGCTGGACAAAGAGCGCGACGTGCGCCGCATTGCCGCCGAGCAGGGCTTCATCAACGCCAAGAAGGCCGAGAGCGAGGATATCTGCTTTATCGCGGACGGCGACTACGCGGGCTATATCGAGCGCCGCTGCGGACATGCCGCTGCACCGGGCGACATTGTGTGGCGCGACGGCAGCGTGGTCGGACGCCATAACGGCGCGTTGCGTTATACCATCGGCCAGCGCAAGGGTCTGGGCGTCGCGATGGCGCATCCCGTGTACGTAACGGGCGTCGATGCCGCCAACAACATTGTGCATCTGGGCGAGGCCGAGGACCTGACGGCCACAGCGCTCACGGCCAACGACTGGATCTGGAGCGCCCCCGCCGACCGCATGGAGGCAGAGCTCAATGCCGGCGGCATTCGCGTGGGCGCCAAGTACCGCTACCGTCAGAAAGACCAGGCAGCGACCCTTACGCGTGACGAAGACGGGCAAATGCTGCTAACTTTTGACGAGCCGCAACGAGCCATCGCCCCCGGCCAGGCCGTTGTAGTCTACCACGGCGACATCGTCCTCGGCGGCGGCACGGTGACCGGCGCACTTAAGTAG
- a CDS encoding M42 family metallopeptidase: MASNIDASLEETLSYIAGQLKALTSIASPTGYTRAATDYLMETLRDMGFGPERSNKGNVLVELGGEGEPLVLASHVDTLGAMVRSIKDNGRLRPTTLGGHQWSTADGENCTVYTRDGNVYTGVVLNTEPSAHVADEPVKTIEKNMEILLDENVDSKDDVLELGIQTGDIIAMDPRTTVTESGYIKSRFLDDKLSASILLGLARAVAEGEVTLSRKVSLLFTVYEEVGHGGAFVPADTREMISADMGCVGDDLGCTERMVSICAKDSGGPYNYDLVTTLSNIARELELDYAIDVYPHYGSDVEATLSAGYDIRHGLIGPGVYASHNYERSHMDGVRNTYELVRAYVQR, from the coding sequence ATGGCTTCTAATATTGATGCTTCTCTAGAGGAGACACTCTCCTATATCGCGGGACAGCTTAAGGCGCTGACTTCTATCGCTTCGCCTACGGGCTATACCCGTGCGGCGACTGATTATCTGATGGAGACGTTGCGCGATATGGGCTTTGGGCCCGAGCGTTCTAACAAGGGCAATGTGCTCGTTGAGCTTGGTGGTGAGGGTGAGCCGCTCGTGTTGGCGAGCCATGTCGATACCCTGGGCGCCATGGTGCGCTCCATCAAGGACAATGGCCGCTTGCGCCCCACGACGCTCGGCGGGCATCAGTGGTCTACGGCCGATGGCGAGAACTGCACCGTTTATACGCGCGATGGCAATGTCTACACGGGTGTGGTCCTCAATACCGAGCCTTCGGCGCACGTGGCCGATGAGCCGGTCAAGACCATCGAGAAGAACATGGAAATCCTGCTCGACGAGAACGTTGACAGCAAGGACGATGTGCTCGAGCTGGGTATTCAAACCGGCGACATCATCGCTATGGATCCGCGCACCACGGTGACGGAGAGCGGCTACATCAAGAGTCGCTTCCTTGACGACAAGCTGTCCGCGTCGATTCTGCTGGGTTTGGCCCGCGCCGTCGCCGAAGGCGAGGTGACGCTTTCGCGCAAGGTTTCGTTGCTCTTTACGGTGTACGAGGAGGTCGGCCACGGCGGTGCCTTTGTGCCGGCCGACACGCGCGAGATGATCAGCGCTGACATGGGCTGCGTGGGCGATGATCTGGGCTGCACCGAGCGCATGGTTTCGATTTGTGCCAAGGATTCGGGCGGTCCGTACAACTACGACCTGGTGACCACGCTGTCCAATATCGCGCGCGAGCTTGAACTTGACTACGCCATCGACGTGTACCCGCACTACGGCTCGGACGTCGAGGCCACGCTTTCGGCTGGCTACGACATTCGCCATGGCCTGATCGGCCCCGGCGTGTACGCGAGCCACAACTACGAGCGCAGCCACATGGACGGCGTGCGCAACACCTACGAGCTGGTCCGAGCCTACGTTCAGCGCTAA
- a CDS encoding phage holin family protein, which yields MRFMLNWLFTSIAIAIATFLVPGIQPFGFAEAWVCFAFVGLFLNIVDSLVKPFLTVISLPLTIITLGIFQLVVNSFMLELASYLSVNLLGAGISIASFGSAFMGSILVSIMRSILDSIAEG from the coding sequence ATGCGCTTTATGCTTAACTGGCTCTTTACCTCGATCGCCATCGCGATTGCCACGTTCCTCGTCCCCGGCATCCAGCCCTTCGGTTTTGCCGAGGCCTGGGTCTGTTTCGCCTTCGTGGGACTGTTCCTGAACATCGTCGATTCGCTCGTCAAGCCGTTCCTGACGGTTATCTCGCTGCCGCTCACGATCATTACGCTGGGTATTTTTCAGCTCGTAGTCAACAGCTTTATGCTCGAGCTGGCCAGCTATCTGTCGGTCAATCTGCTGGGCGCGGGCATCTCCATCGCCAGCTTTGGATCGGCCTTTATGGGCAGCATCCTGGTGTCCATCATGCGCAGCATCCTCGACAGCATCGCCGAGGGCTAA
- a CDS encoding Rrf2 family transcriptional regulator, giving the protein MLVSTKGRYALRVMVDLAEHQATGRIPLKEIAARQGISEKYLENILATLVRANMLSGMRGKGGGYVLTRPPEQYTVGEILRLTEGSLAPVACLDGDCKGCSRSDECPTLDVWKNLDKLINDYLDGVTLDQLVAPNEGYDYVI; this is encoded by the coding sequence ATGTTGGTTTCCACAAAGGGCAGATATGCCCTGCGCGTTATGGTCGACCTGGCCGAGCACCAGGCGACAGGCCGTATCCCGCTTAAAGAGATTGCGGCGCGTCAGGGTATTTCGGAGAAGTACCTCGAGAATATTCTGGCTACGCTCGTGCGCGCCAACATGCTCTCGGGCATGCGCGGCAAGGGCGGCGGCTATGTGCTCACGCGCCCGCCCGAGCAGTACACGGTGGGCGAGATCTTGCGCCTGACCGAGGGCAGCCTGGCGCCGGTCGCCTGCCTGGATGGCGACTGCAAGGGTTGTTCGCGCTCTGACGAGTGCCCCACGCTCGACGTGTGGAAGAACCTGGACAAGCTTATCAACGACTACCTCGACGGTGTGACGCTCGATCAACTTGTCGCTCCCAACGAAGGCTACGACTACGTGATCTAG
- a CDS encoding CPBP family intramembrane metalloprotease has product MLNAMIWALACFGVVAADIALSVVLFSALGVASVFMGFSIDDLDIQLLQAAAQAASFLMALLWWRYLWPRSFLARRQGERPLGGGANAAWKRIACVIVIGLALQVVVGYVTDAVLSLLPEAAADYSELVEETGMGDTSYLAVLTTVLGAPFCEELLVRGIIFEFSLRAFNPQCRPLWKRRRRASAQDGAIVPWAAPSTWGIAAAIVLQAAIFGFMHMNWVQGCYAGAAGLVFGWVLVTTGKLRYTILLHFAFNAGSYLMTLLWFVNTPLDVAVTVAIAGFVLIEAMRSLKLTCQLARSRQ; this is encoded by the coding sequence ATGCTCAATGCGATGATTTGGGCGCTTGCCTGTTTTGGCGTTGTCGCTGCCGATATAGCCCTGAGCGTCGTTTTGTTCTCCGCCCTTGGCGTCGCATCGGTGTTCATGGGTTTTTCAATCGATGACCTCGACATTCAATTGCTTCAGGCTGCTGCTCAGGCGGCGTCGTTTTTGATGGCGCTGCTGTGGTGGCGTTATCTGTGGCCGCGCTCCTTTCTGGCGCGCCGGCAAGGTGAGCGCCCGCTCGGTGGGGGAGCAAATGCTGCATGGAAGCGCATCGCCTGCGTTATCGTGATCGGCCTTGCCCTGCAGGTGGTCGTTGGCTACGTGACCGACGCTGTGCTGTCGCTGTTGCCCGAGGCGGCGGCCGATTACAGCGAACTTGTCGAGGAGACGGGCATGGGCGACACGAGCTATCTGGCCGTCCTGACCACGGTGCTCGGCGCTCCGTTTTGCGAGGAACTGCTGGTGCGCGGTATCATTTTTGAGTTTTCGCTCCGAGCGTTTAACCCGCAGTGCCGTCCGCTCTGGAAGCGCCGGCGTCGTGCGAGCGCTCAGGACGGCGCCATAGTGCCCTGGGCGGCCCCGAGTACCTGGGGCATCGCCGCGGCGATTGTGCTGCAAGCGGCCATCTTTGGCTTTATGCACATGAACTGGGTGCAGGGCTGCTACGCCGGTGCCGCCGGTCTGGTCTTTGGCTGGGTGCTCGTGACCACCGGAAAGCTCCGCTACACGATCCTGCTGCATTTTGCCTTTAACGCCGGGTCGTATCTCATGACGTTGCTCTGGTTTGTGAACACGCCGCTCGACGTGGCGGTCACGGTTGCCATCGCCGGCTTTGTGCTGATAGAGGCGATGCGGTCGCTCAAGCTGACGTGCCAGCTGGCTCGCTCCCGTCAGTAA
- a CDS encoding YgiQ family radical SAM protein produces the protein MAKKPQDAQHNQHGKHAQRGQQQKRGGKAQATASPATRVAHTPAAPTRPWRPGRDKFLPVSRADMDARGWDQCDFVYICGDAYVDHPSFGMAIVSRVLDAHGYKVGIICQPDWTDPASITVLGEPRLGFLVSAGNMDSMVNHYSVTKHRRHTDAYTPGGEEGRRPNRAVTVYGNLIRQTFKDAPIIIGGIEASLRRLAHYDYWQDKLKRSVLLDSGADILIYGMGEHAIVEIADALDAGLPVDQITYINGTVYRTGSLDEVYDYDLLPSWDDLAADKLNYARSFNVQQQNMDPITGHRLVEPYPNSVYVVQNPPSATLTTDEMDEVAELPYARDWHPDYDAAGGVPAFAEIKFSISSNRGCFGECSFCALTFHQGRVLQMRSHDSIMREAELLTRDPEFKGYINDVGGPTANFSRPACDKQLKHGVCKNKRCLWPSVCKNMVVDESGYTQLLRDLRQLPGVKKVFVRSGIRFDYTMADASDEFLRELLEHHVSGQLRVAPEHVSDAVLSVMGKPSRAVYDAFCRKFERLNREYGLKQYVVPYLISSHPGSTMKEAVDLAEAVRDMGYMPEQVQDFYPTPSTMSTCMYYTGVDPRTMEPIYVARDPHEKAMQRALIQYRKPENYKLVREALEKAGRRDLIGYTKHCLIRPVPPRPGETSASGGHGTGKKGGKAHGGAGGAGKGPKGSKGHGGMSRAQNTAGRNRAAQGRQGANGGGRRN, from the coding sequence GTGGCAAAAAAGCCCCAGGACGCTCAGCACAACCAGCACGGCAAGCATGCCCAGCGCGGCCAGCAGCAAAAGCGCGGCGGTAAGGCGCAGGCCACGGCCTCCCCCGCCACCCGGGTCGCGCACACTCCGGCTGCGCCCACCCGTCCCTGGCGACCGGGCCGCGATAAGTTCCTCCCCGTCAGCCGCGCCGACATGGATGCGCGCGGCTGGGACCAGTGCGACTTTGTCTACATCTGCGGCGACGCCTACGTGGACCACCCTAGCTTTGGTATGGCCATCGTCAGCCGCGTGCTCGACGCACACGGCTACAAAGTGGGCATTATCTGCCAACCCGACTGGACTGACCCCGCCAGCATCACGGTGCTCGGCGAGCCTCGCCTGGGCTTTCTCGTCAGTGCCGGCAACATGGACTCCATGGTCAACCACTATTCGGTGACCAAGCACCGCCGCCACACCGACGCCTATACCCCCGGTGGCGAGGAGGGGCGCCGTCCCAATCGTGCCGTCACGGTCTACGGCAACCTCATTCGCCAGACGTTCAAGGACGCTCCCATCATTATCGGCGGCATCGAGGCAAGCCTGCGTCGCCTGGCCCACTACGACTACTGGCAGGACAAGCTCAAGCGCTCGGTACTGCTCGACTCGGGCGCCGACATCCTCATCTACGGCATGGGCGAGCACGCGATCGTCGAGATCGCCGACGCGCTCGACGCGGGACTGCCCGTCGATCAGATCACCTATATCAACGGCACCGTCTACCGCACAGGCTCGCTCGACGAGGTCTACGACTACGACCTGTTGCCCAGCTGGGACGACCTTGCCGCCGACAAGCTCAACTACGCGCGCAGCTTTAACGTGCAGCAGCAGAATATGGACCCCATCACCGGGCATCGCCTGGTAGAGCCCTACCCCAACAGCGTCTATGTGGTGCAGAACCCGCCATCGGCGACACTCACCACCGATGAGATGGACGAGGTTGCCGAACTCCCCTACGCACGCGATTGGCATCCCGACTACGACGCGGCGGGCGGCGTGCCGGCCTTTGCCGAGATCAAGTTTTCCATTAGCTCCAACCGCGGCTGTTTTGGCGAGTGCTCGTTTTGCGCCCTCACCTTCCACCAGGGTCGCGTGTTGCAGATGCGCAGCCACGACTCGATCATGCGCGAGGCCGAGCTGCTCACGCGCGATCCCGAGTTTAAGGGCTACATCAACGACGTGGGAGGGCCGACGGCCAACTTTAGCCGTCCTGCCTGCGACAAGCAACTCAAGCACGGCGTATGCAAGAACAAGCGCTGCCTCTGGCCGAGTGTATGCAAGAACATGGTGGTCGACGAGAGCGGCTACACGCAGTTGCTGCGCGACCTACGCCAGCTGCCGGGCGTCAAGAAGGTCTTCGTGCGTAGCGGCATCCGCTTTGACTACACCATGGCCGATGCCTCGGACGAGTTTTTACGCGAGCTGCTGGAGCACCATGTCTCGGGCCAGCTGCGCGTAGCGCCCGAGCACGTGAGCGATGCGGTGCTGTCCGTGATGGGCAAGCCGAGCCGCGCTGTCTACGACGCGTTCTGCCGTAAATTTGAACGTTTGAATCGCGAATACGGACTCAAGCAGTACGTGGTGCCGTACCTGATCTCGAGCCACCCCGGTTCAACGATGAAGGAAGCCGTGGACCTTGCCGAAGCCGTGCGCGACATGGGCTACATGCCCGAGCAGGTGCAGGACTTCTACCCCACCCCGTCCACCATGTCGACCTGCATGTACTACACCGGCGTGGACCCGCGCACCATGGAGCCGATCTATGTAGCGCGCGACCCGCACGAAAAGGCCATGCAGCGCGCGCTGATTCAGTATCGCAAACCCGAGAACTACAAGCTCGTGCGCGAGGCGCTGGAAAAAGCCGGCCGCCGTGATCTGATCGGCTACACCAAGCATTGCCTGATTCGCCCCGTGCCCCCGCGCCCGGGCGAGACATCGGCCAGCGGCGGACACGGGACCGGCAAGAAGGGTGGCAAGGCCCACGGTGGCGCTGGCGGCGCCGGCAAGGGGCCCAAGGGCAGCAAGGGCCACGGCGGTATGTCCCGCGCGCAGAACACTGCTGGTCGCAATCGCGCGGCCCAGGGACGACAGGGCGCCAACGGCGGCGGCAGGCGCAACTAG
- a CDS encoding ABC transporter ATP-binding protein — translation MILDEPFTGLDAAARDACAEVVLDLLDGRMLLLATHDAVDARAFNISDIITL, via the coding sequence GTGATTCTGGACGAGCCCTTTACCGGCCTGGATGCCGCCGCGCGCGATGCGTGCGCCGAGGTCGTGCTCGACTTGCTCGACGGCCGCATGCTGTTGCTTGCCACGCACGATGCCGTCGACGCTCGGGCCTTCAATATCTCGGATATCATCACGCTCTAA
- the fucO gene encoding lactaldehyde reductase, giving the protein MANRFVLNTISYHGSGAIKEIPGELQRRGYKKIFVCSDPDLVKFGVTAKVTDELDAAGIAWSLYSEIKPNPTIQNVKDGVEAFKAAEADAIVTIGGGSSMDTAKAIGIIINNPEFADVRSLEGVAPTKNHAVFTIAVPTTAGTAAEVTINYVITDPEKVRKFVCVDTNDAPEVAVVDPDMMASMPAGLTASTGMDALTHAIEGYTTKGAWELSDMFHFEAIKLISENLRDSVAEAKSGQPGSGREGMALGQYVAGMGFSNVGLGIDHAMAHTLSAHYDTPHGVACAMLLPIAMEFNKPVCTERLAKVAVAMGVDTTGMSTDEAADAAIAAVKQLSADVNIPHVCEAMKADEIEVLAKDAMADACFPGNPREATLDDVIELFKKICPAA; this is encoded by the coding sequence ATGGCTAATCGTTTCGTTCTCAACACCATCTCTTATCATGGTTCCGGCGCCATCAAGGAGATCCCCGGCGAGCTCCAGCGTCGCGGCTACAAGAAGATCTTCGTCTGCTCCGACCCCGATCTGGTTAAGTTTGGCGTTACCGCTAAGGTGACCGACGAGCTCGACGCCGCCGGCATCGCTTGGAGCCTCTACTCCGAGATTAAGCCCAACCCCACTATCCAGAACGTCAAGGACGGCGTCGAGGCCTTCAAGGCCGCCGAGGCTGACGCTATCGTGACCATTGGTGGTGGCTCCTCCATGGACACCGCTAAGGCCATTGGCATCATCATCAACAACCCCGAGTTCGCCGATGTCCGCAGCCTCGAGGGCGTTGCTCCGACTAAGAACCACGCCGTGTTCACCATCGCCGTGCCGACGACCGCCGGTACCGCCGCCGAGGTGACCATCAACTACGTCATCACCGACCCCGAGAAGGTTCGCAAGTTCGTGTGCGTCGACACCAACGACGCCCCCGAGGTCGCCGTCGTCGATCCTGACATGATGGCTTCCATGCCCGCCGGCCTGACCGCTTCCACTGGTATGGACGCTCTGACCCACGCCATCGAGGGCTACACCACCAAGGGTGCTTGGGAGCTCTCCGACATGTTCCACTTTGAGGCTATTAAGCTGATCAGCGAGAACCTGCGTGACTCCGTCGCCGAGGCCAAGTCCGGTCAGCCCGGCTCCGGCCGCGAGGGCATGGCTCTTGGCCAGTATGTCGCCGGCATGGGCTTCTCCAACGTCGGCCTGGGCATCGACCACGCCATGGCTCACACCCTGTCCGCTCACTACGATACCCCGCACGGTGTCGCCTGCGCCATGCTGCTGCCGATCGCCATGGAGTTCAACAAGCCGGTTTGCACCGAGCGCCTGGCCAAGGTTGCCGTTGCCATGGGCGTTGACACCACGGGCATGAGCACCGACGAGGCTGCCGACGCCGCTATCGCCGCCGTCAAGCAGCTTTCCGCCGACGTGAACATCCCGCACGTCTGCGAGGCCATGAAGGCTGACGAGATCGAGGTCCTGGCCAAGGACGCCATGGCCGACGCCTGCTTCCCGGGTAACCCGCGCGAGGCGACGCTCGACGACGTCATCGAGCTCTTCAAGAAGATTTGCCCGGCTGCCTAA
- a CDS encoding DUF1275 domain-containing protein, translated as MQRAKQISESIELGIILALAGGFMDVYSYIGRDHVFANAQTGNILLVGVSISEGNWALAGRYFFPVVSFAVGIMLADLVHERFGSVIHWRQVTVFFEAVILLGVSFIPGGGYNLLANCLTSFACGMQVESFRKIHGHGIATTMCIGNLRNALQNVDDYIITHKRGFLENGVLYFGVIFTFVFGAVLGNWCIERMGLHAIVVASLLLFVAFAIMFIDRERDLHRKWARIIADWQTASLKR; from the coding sequence ATGCAGCGTGCCAAACAGATATCGGAGTCCATCGAGCTGGGCATCATCTTGGCGCTCGCCGGTGGCTTTATGGATGTGTATTCGTACATTGGGCGCGATCATGTTTTCGCCAACGCGCAGACGGGCAACATCCTGCTCGTGGGCGTGAGCATCTCGGAGGGCAATTGGGCACTTGCGGGGCGCTACTTCTTCCCTGTGGTGTCGTTTGCTGTGGGTATTATGCTTGCCGACCTGGTACACGAGCGGTTTGGCAGCGTGATTCACTGGCGCCAAGTGACGGTGTTCTTTGAAGCCGTCATCTTGCTGGGCGTGAGCTTTATCCCCGGTGGCGGTTACAACCTGCTCGCCAACTGCCTCACCTCGTTTGCCTGCGGCATGCAGGTCGAGAGCTTCCGCAAGATACATGGTCACGGCATCGCCACGACCATGTGCATCGGTAACCTGCGCAACGCGCTGCAAAACGTGGACGACTACATCATCACCCACAAGCGCGGCTTTTTGGAAAACGGCGTGCTGTACTTTGGCGTGATCTTTACCTTTGTGTTTGGCGCCGTGCTGGGCAACTGGTGTATTGAGCGCATGGGCCTGCATGCCATCGTCGTGGCGAGCTTGCTGCTGTTTGTCGCGTTTGCCATCATGTTTATCGACCGCGAGCGCGATTTGCACAGGAAATGGGCCCGCATCATAGCTGACTGGCAGACCGCGAGTCTTAAGCGCTAA